TACTAAGAAAATCGCAGTTTCAGAATGATGCAAATCTGATTGATAAATCTCTTGAAATTTCTCCTGTTCGCGGTTAGAAATATCGTCCTTCTTGGCTATAAAATTACCTTCTTTATCTGTTAAAAAGAACGGATTATCCACTGTTAATTTTTTAGGAATAAGGAAAGCTTGTCTGAGAAGTTCGAATAGCGTTCTCCCACAAACACCTAACAACAAGGCACTTACATCACTTTGCCTATAAGCCGACAAAATAATTTTAGCAAAAAGAGTATCATCTTTTTCAAAACCACGCGTCTCTTGATAGCTCTCTAAATTATCAAGAAATACATCTTTAAAACGTCTGCAAGCTGTTGGATTAGCCAATATCTGTTCGAAAAGGGGAGTGACATTTTGTTCTTTTGGGAAAATAGTTGTCATTTTCAAGTCTCCTTTAATTTATTCATGTTAATATTATCGCATATTTACGAAGAAAAGATAAAAATATTACATAAGAAAAAGCGCCATGAATATTTTCTTAGGCGCTTTTTCTCTGTTTATTTAGTTAATCGAGCTATAACTTGTTGCACAAGCTGCGTTTCTTCCGCAGTTATCACTTTTTCCGTTAAGTTATTACTATAAACTTGCGCTTCATACATTTTCGTTAGTCGCGAAAATTCTGTCGTTGTTAATTCAGCATCCACTCTGGTGCCAAAGTGACGTAACGTTTCACTCGATTCGCGGACATAACCATAAGAAGCAAGTAATTTCATAAGTCTATGATAGGTTTTGCCAAATTCTGGACTATTTTTCAGAGAACGAAGCAATAAATAACTACGAATTCTGCGTCTGAATATAATAGCTAGTGCGAGCAGTGCCACAACTAGTCCAGCTGGAATCCACCAAACCCAAGACGGAATTTCGAAATTAGAAGCCGCTGTTTCTGTTTTAGGTTCTTCTTTTTTCGGTGTTTCACCAGTGGAGCTGCTACCGTTATTTTGTTCTGGTGTATTTTCTGGTGTGTTTGGCGTTTCTGGCGTACTCGTACTATCATTAGGTGTTTCAGGTTTATTAGCTGTTTCAGTTGTTGGTTCTTGGAAGTTTTCGGGATTGGAGAATGTTGCTGTTGGCTCAAATGGAACCCATCCAGTACCTGGGAAAAATACTTCCGGCCAAGAATGTGCATTGTTATTTGTGATTGTATAAGTCGTTTTAGTATCATTTTCTTTTTTCTCACCCTCACCAGGTGTGTAGCCCTTGGCCCATCTTGCTGGAATCCCAAGCGATCGAAGCATGACTACCATGGAAGTAGAAAAATTGTCACAATACCCAATTTGCGTTTCAAATAAAAATTGATCGACATAGTCGGCTCCCCTAGGCGTTTCTTTCGCATCCTCTGTACTATAAGTAAAGGTGCCAGAAGCGCTTAAATAGCGTTCGATTGCTTTCGTTTTGTCATAAAT
The sequence above is drawn from the Listeria monocytogenes genome and encodes:
- a CDS encoding DUF4866 family protein, with amino-acid sequence MTTIFPKEQNVTPLFEQILANPTACRRFKDVFLDNLESYQETRGFEKDDTLFAKIILSAYRQSDVSALLLGVCGRTLFELLRQAFLIPKKLTVDNPFFLTDKEGNFIAKKDDISNREQEKFQEIYQSDLHHSETAIFLVDDDDIIHSYEPDFSISTKRINKKRGILVLYSLPDTLKLGMTESEVYAFIWKTFLHIQEIIPSSRIFYGQETSENADELGVFLPIHHFEKKMLQNIEQVNELVDALREQMVNK